The Brachypodium distachyon strain Bd21 chromosome 4, Brachypodium_distachyon_v3.0, whole genome shotgun sequence nucleotide sequence GCTTCTCGGTCCAATGAAGGAGAAGACCTCAGCTCGTGTAAAGATTGAGGATGTGGAAGCCAGAGTTTTCAAGGCACTTCTTCACTTCACTTACACCGACTCGCTGCCTGAGATGGACGACGGTGACACGGCAGCAGTGGCTCAACATCTGATTGTAGTTGCTGACAGGTACAACATGGAGAGGCTGAAACTCATCTGTGAGGAGAAGTTGTGCAATCTCATAGACAGAAGCACGGTGGCGACTACGTTGGCATTGGCCGAGCAGCATGGTTGTAGTGCGCTCAAGAAGGCTTGCTTCCAGTTCCTCGCCTCTCCGGGCAACCTGAAGGCCGTCATGGCGAGCGAGGGCTTTGAACACCTCAAGAGCAGTTGCCCCTCTGTTCTAGAGGAGCTGGTGGCCAAGCTTGCACCGTGACAACTTCCAGCTGAAAGTAACTGAATTTAGAGATCGATTTATCTGAATTATATGTCCTGCTATTTCTATCTTCTGATTTCTGAAATGATCATGcaagtagtactagtagtatgTTTAAGAACTTTCGATTACATAAATATTATGAAACGAGGTCACTTAATTAGTTTCATGCATAACTTTTGAAATTACAAGAACAAACTTTATAGTTCTCGACATGGACATTAAAAAAACTGACAGAAGTTTTTTATCATTCTATATGGCCGTTTCCAAGTTCTGCCAATTAGGGGAAAGACTTTACAAATCCAAAGGCAACATGGCAAGCGAGAGCTTTGAGCACCTCAAGAGCAGTTGCTCCTCTATTCCAGAGCCAAGCTTGCACCGTGATCTCTTCCGGTTGAAGTAACAGAATCTATAGATTGAATTATCTGAATTATGTCCTGCTATTTCTATCTTCTGATTTCTCAAGTAACCATGCAAGTAGTACTAGAAGTATGTGCAAGAACTTTTGGTTACATCAATTCTATGCAACGAGGTTACTTAATTAGTTTCCAGCATACTTTTGACATTATAAGAACACACTTTATACTAGTTCTCAAAATGGATAACAAAACAATCAAAACTGCCAGAAGCTTTTTATCATTCTGCATAGCCGTCTCAGTTCTGCCTatttggggaaaaaaaattacaaatccAAAGGCAACATACAGCATGGTTTTACTGTCATCTGGAATTTAGTGTTGTTACCGATTTCCAGACTGCTATATTCAATTGATGTGAGTTCTGAACATGGAtaacaaaacaataaaaacTGCCGGAAGCTTTTGATCATTCTACACAGCCGTCTCCAAGTTCTGCCAATTTGGGGAAACAAATTTAATAATCCAAGGCAACATACAGAATGGTTTTAATGTCATCTGGAATTTTGTGCTGTTACCGATTTCCATACTGCTATGTTTCAATTGATATGCAGAGACTGAGAGTTGCCCTCCTCtttgaaaaaacaagaaaaatatgtaATCTATGAATCATAAACTGCCAAGGGAGATAATTCAGGTTCCCTCAATGAAACAAAAGATGCAGGACACTGTAAAAGCACATCTCCTCAGGAATCAGGACTTGGGCCTCCTTGCTAGAAGAATCGACGTCGTTTGAAGTGTCGTGTTAGTCCGGCTATCTTCCCCGCAACAGAGAGCTCACGTCCTTCTCCCGGCCGCAGTTCATCGTCACCCACAGCAATGggagctgctgccgccgcagaTTGCTCCATCTGCATCATCACCTCAACCTCTTCCACCACTACTGTATCCACAAACGAGACCTTGGGCCGTTTCGGGTGCATCCCCGCTGCCTCTTCCCGTTCCTGCTTCCTCTGCTTTTCATATTCACATTCACAGAGTTTGGAACCATGGATCAGTCTGGCAATCACTCCTGCCGGCCTCTTCCGCACGACAGATCCCTCGTAGTTAACCTCCTCTTGGACGGTGTCTTCGGCCATGGGAGTTGGTGCTACGTAGCTCTCTGAATTTTCGTCACCACTTCCCATCTGCATCCTGTCGACAACATGTGCTGTTTGCATAAACAGTACCTTGGGCCGTTTCGGATGCTTCTTTGCTGCTTCTCTCCAATCTTGCTTCGTTCCCTCGCTCACTCCATCGTGGAGAGCCACCTCCTTAAGTCGTCCGAGCCACTCCATCTTTATGCCACAAAGAACCCGGCCATTTAGATCCTTGCAGAGAAGCCGGAGCGACTCGAGCCGCGGCAGAGCACCCTGCTTGATCTCTAATCCGGCCATGGATTCGGCCACTATGCATAGGCCTCGCAGGCTATCGAGCACCCCATTCTCTATCTCCAAACTGCCCATTTGGCTTGCTGTAAGTTTGAGGTAATGCAAGCAGCTCACTCTACTGACAGAAACAAGGATATCCCCACTGAGGTGACTGTTTGGTGATGAGAAGCATAGCTCAGTAAGGCCACTCAGCATGGTGACAAACAGTGGCAGGCTGCATATGTTGTTTGCATGTAGCTTCAACGAGTGAAGATAACATGAATTTTCCAGTGAGAAATTGAGCAAGTCTTGGGGCCATTCTGTACTGGAGGTGGAGCCCAGTGATAGTGAACGGGTATCGTTCATGTTGGTGCCTCTCTCAATGAAGCCCTGGATGGCCCTTGAGAGATGATTGTGGTTGCTGTTGTCATCCACAGTGGACTCCCATCTTATTTTCACTTTCGTCAGGTGCTCCATATGACCCATGAGCTGTGCGAATCCCTGGCGGCTCTCGTCAGTAACAAATCCTGATAGTGTCTCCAGCTTGCTCTTCTCTGACAGGAATGCTTGTAGCTTACTCATCAGCTTCCGGCCAACATCTTGGAGCTTAAACGCTCCAAACAGATGAATCAGAGATGCCATCTTCAGGACTTGTATAGGCAGAACCGTTATGTTCGTCCTTCTTAGGTCCAACGTCTCCAAGTACTTAAGCTTTGAGATCTCCTTGGGAAGCACTTCAATGGTACTATTGCCTCTTAGGCTTAGATACCTGAGAAGCAACAGGTagcatatctccaacaaatGCTTGTCATCCAAGTGATCATCACATTCTTCTAGATCCAACACCCGCAGCAGTTCGTATCTGGAGAATTCCAGGACAGATTTGTGCGTCTTCCCGAATACGGTCAGAGACCGGACATGAGACAAATCATTGCTTGGATTCCCCGAGTAATGGTTAAGAGAAAGCCACCTGATTTTATCATCACCGGGTGGGCGATCTTGGCCATGTAACAACGTGACGAAGCTCTCCCGTACCGACTTGCGCAACACGAACTCGAGCATCATACCATGGGTCTGACATGTTTTCACCTCTGTATTATTGTTACTGTTCAGAGCAGCAGGCAGAACGATGCTCCGGTCAACAAGCTCCCTGAATCTGTCATTTGCAGCACCACAATCTTCGACAAATCCTTCGGCTAACCATCGCCTTATCAGGCCCTCTGTCCTGACCGGACGGCCACCCGGGAAAATGCCCATGTATAGCAAACAGGCCTTGAGGACATGATCATGGAGGCTGCTGTAGCTGTGGACGAGCACCTTATTCATCCTTGCTAAGGTGTCATTTGTCTCCAGGAGCTCACCAAGATTGTTGCCCACCTTTGCCCATTCTACCCTTGTCGGATTGCCTCTGCTCTGCAAGAACTGGGCAATGGTGACAAGAGCAAGTGGCAGACCGTCGCCTTTCTTGAGCGCCTCGGAACCGAGCTCGGCATCAGGCGGTGGATCAACCAGGGAAGCTTCTTTGAAGAACAGCCTCCTCGAGTTTTCCACGTTAAGAGTTCTCATCATGTACACATGGCCATGAGCAGAGCAGGCATTTGCTATGGAGTGAACGGCCGTTGTCACGATGACTCTGCTGCTCATGCCATTGAGTGCAGGGAAGGCGTTCTTTATGATGTTCCAAAATTCTTTCCGCATGTCATCGATCACAATGAAGAACCTAATTAAGAGTCCGATTGAGAAAATGAAACATTAAAATCCAGGAGACAGAGCAGGACAACTACTCATTCCGAACAGCTAGCTATAAAGGTTTCTTAAAATGAATACCTTTTGGACCCAAGGAAGTCTCTGATTCTTGTGCTGAGCTTGATAACGTTGCCGCAATTAGTGGCCGCATCAACCGGCATGCCGAGTTCATCGAGAATCTCCTCAAGAACATCACCGGCGCCTCTCTCCCCGGCATGAACCCAAGCACGTGGCTCATACTGCCGGCCACAGCGCTCATGCTCGTACACCTCCCTGGCAAGAATTGTCTTCCCCAAACCACCGAACCCAACAATGGAGATCACCTTCAGCTGCTTCGCTTGGCCTTGGGTCTCCCTTATCAGCTCCAGGACCTCGTCACGGGGCTCGTCCATGCCCACCAGATCAGCTGCAATGGTGTGGGTCGGCGTCTCCGAATCCAAGAAGTAGGTGTTATattcaccgccgccgctgctgacATAATAACACGATCTCAGCTTGGATGCCTCCTCTGAGATCTTGCGGAGCTCACGGACCGCGGCGGCGAACTTGCTGCGGGTCGTCGCCGTCCTCACTCCGTGGACAGTCTGCCGGAGCCACGACGACGTTGCCGGAGGCAGTTTCGCGCGGTGCGTGAAGCGGTCAACGCAGTCTTCGATGCTGTAGGCCAGGTCGCGCACGAGCTGGATCCAGACTGTCTgcacgtcgtcgtcgctgccgcCATTGCTATGCCGtagatgacgacgacgacgatcgTGGTCCTGGATGGCGGCGGTGATCATGCGGAACTCCTTCCTGATGTACTGGATGTCGCGCTCCAGGCTCCGCCGCTGCGCATGCTTTTCCTTCAGAAATGCGAATAGTTTCGGCGCGATCTTGCCGAGGAAAGCGGTGGCCACCGCCGTCTCCATTCTCCTCCACAGCTTTGCCAacttccttccttccctcgTTAGAATTTATATGGTGGATTTGGGAAAGAGGCCAGAAACACAGGCATGGAGACAAAATGAAGCCGGCCAGCTGAGCTCCACGAGAAAGTCGTTATCTTGACGTGATGTTCTAAACCAGACCAGCTGAGTTTCCTAGAGAGATCTCCTTCGACTTACTACTAATTTGGATGGACACGAGCCGGTCCGAGCCGGGCTCAACGTCGACGAGGCGATCCGCTCAGTCCGTGGCTGCCGGCGAGCTCGGCTTGGGACCGGACGTGGCTCAGTCCGGCCCGCGAGCTGGTCGCCGGTGACGTCCGCGTCCACCTCGGCTGGTCCACGgaggttggagaagaagaagatgcccGCGCCGTCAAGCTCTGGAAGCTGCTGCTCGTGGGGCGTGACGCCGGAGTCGGGGGAGAAGGAGATGCCAGATTTGGAGAAAACCGGCCGAGATATTGCGAGTTTCTGCGCTCCTTCCCCTTGTCCATGgcgtggcgacggcggcccgGTGCCACAGCGGGGGAGGGATCGTGTCGGGGTTGGGGCGGCTAGCTAGATCGGCGGGGTTGGGGGAGGGATCGGGTCGGGTTGAGTGGCCGAGGGGTATTCCTGGCCATCGGgacggcacggcacgggcaAATCGGGCCGGGCCAGGCACGAAGCCCATCACATGCCAGGCTTTTTTCTTAGATGCGGCCCGTGGGCTGGCACGAGCACGACATGACAAATCGCGGGACTAGCACGGCACGGGAACGAGCCCGGCACGATCGGCACGAAATCgcccggcacggcacggcaggAAAAAAGCCGTAACGAGTGGTACGAGACACGGTTTTTAGAACGAGAGGAACGATCGCACGGAAGCATGATCCCGATTTTCCGCTTCTGGGCCAACCGCGCGACCCAATCGGGCTTCGGTCGTCCGCGCCAGGCCGCCAGTAGCCAGCCCCGGTCGTCCGCGCTAGGCAGGCGCGTTGATTTCGGGCGAGACCGATCGGGCGCAGACGCGAGGCCAATCGGGCGCAGGCGTGGTCACGCGGCACGTTGATttcgcgcgcgcggggcgaCCGGCCAATGGTACGGGACTGCAGCCTGCGGGCGTTGATTTCGAGCGCTGATTTCGCGAGAGCGTTGAGTTCACACACCGTTTTCTATCGGAAGCACGAACGGCACCTCTGGATCGTGCCCTTCTAACGAATCGACCGAAGCCCAACGGTGGAAACAGGCGAACGGGCCGAACCAGCAACCACCATGCCTTCTTGGGCTTGTCGGGCTAGCGTGCCGTCGGACCAGGCACGAAATCCCTACATGCCAGGCTTTTTTCGCAGATGAGGCCCGTGGGCCAAACCGGCACGGCACGGACCCATTTCATGCCGACCTGTGCCGGGCTGTGCCTTGCGGGGCCACTGCCTCCTCGTGCCTGGGCCGTGCCGGGTCGGCCCGATGGCCAGGAATATCGAGGGGAATAGATTAAAATGACTGCGCAGAGGggatcagaattcagaagaGAGCACGCTAAGATGGGCCGCCGTCTGGTCCGAGGCGAGCTAGGCTCGGCTCGATCGTAAACGAGCCCAAAATATTTCTCGGCTCAGGCTGGACGTATTGCAGGCTCAGGACGAGCCGGACCAAGCCAACGTGGCCTCGGACCGAGCCGGAAAGTATAAATAAAAACCTAAACTCGCATTTGCAAAGACTTAAACCTAGGTAGTGAAACTGTGCCAGCTACCCTCTCAACTAACTGAACTAttcatagtttttttttactattaACATAATATTATGGGTGTGGCTATTTTTCGGTCATCTGATTTTTAAGTAAATTAAAAGACTTAAATTTAAGTTAACGTATAAGAGTCGTTAAATTAAAATCTACTACCAAATGTCATCTCCACTACTCCCTCTCTTGTCGTTTAATAATATCCAACAGCCAAACAAGTCGGCTGATCTCTAACTTAAAAATAGGCAACTACTCTATAGCAAAACTGTAATATTATTATAACAATTCCATGTAGACCAACATAAGGCACATGCTCTTTTCGCAAAAGATAACTGAATTTTCCGTTACTCAACTATTGCGTATTTCAAAACGTCGTCTCCCAACTAATTTTGGTGCCAACTTCGTCCCTCAACTTGCTATATCGGATCAATATCATCCTCAGCCCAGTTTAGCGTGCTCAAACCGGGTTTGACAATTTTGGTGGGCCCACCGACACCATCtccatctctttctctccctccctctctgaTGTTTTCTTCCACACAAGTCCGAGATTAAAAAATCCTCACCCAAATGAACCTAAATGTTTACGGCCCAACCAAATTTGCCACTCAATTTGCCTACGTGTCAAAGAAAACATCCCCATGTCGGTTCTAACTCGTGGTTGACCACCCTAAACCGCTCAGAGGACAAGATTGACCCGATATTGCAAGCTGAGAGACGAAGTTAGCAGACACACAATAGTTTATGGACGAAGAAGACACTTATCTCTATTCGAAATACTATGCTGACAGAGGAAGGTTGTATGCCATACAGAGATGTCATACTTAGAAGCATTGGAGCAAACAAAAAAGGTGTGCTAAAGGTGTGTTTGGAAGTCCGCTTGCTTCTAGCTTACCAACTCTCCAAACTAGAGCAATGCCGAACACCGTAACTCCAAGAAGTTAGATGGCGGAGGCGGGTTCTCGCTTCTTGCGGTCAGGCTCAtggcgggaggcggaggacgagCAGGAGGCGTGGTGAACGGCGACGCAGCGGCTCCCCACCATCGCTCCTGGGGCTGCTCAGGTTCCCTCGCTGGCTTCGCCTCCTTGGAGTGGGATGACGATGCCGGCGATCAGACTcggcgagggcgacgaggGCCACCCCATGGTCTGCTCCCGGCGGTGAAGAGATCGTCGGTGTCTACTCCCGGCGATGAGGAGGTCGTCGGTGTAGGACCATGGTGGCGTCGTAGATGAAGCGGAGGATGGCGACGACGTCGTGGAGGCGGCAGTCCGTCACGACCAGCTCAAGGAGGCAACAACAGGCTGGGCCAACTTTGCTTAATGGGCTTTGAGCCCAATAGTAGAGCAGAGCAGTACCGAACGTTTCTAGCTCTACACGGGAAGCTGGAATCGGGATGAGAAGCTGGATCGATGGAGCATACCACGTCCGAACACACCATAAATTGTTTCGTCCCTACTATTACAGACTTACAGTACCGAGACTTCTTGCTACCTGCAAAATTTTGCCGGCGCTGGAGGATGCGTGACCCGCTCTCGTCTTCCCTTGCTGGAACAACAGCCCTTCTATGCTACCGTCGCTGGAGCTGCCTGCAGAGATTAGAAGAGGTCGGTGTTTCTTTTAATGTAGCAAACAGTGTTTTTAAatgctacttcctccgtttcataattcttgacgCAGTTCTAGACTCGTTTTAGTGTGTACATTCGTTTATTTTAGAATGAACTTGTataaaaaattatggaacgaaaagACTACAAGTCACAAGTGTTCCAATGTACTACGTTGCAACGAAATGCTAAATGGGATTTTGACATTGCGAGTAACGAATGTTGCAAACGTAAAGAAAAATGATGCATGCTGCGACGATCACGCACGGTGGACGGGGTTTCCCATGCATCACCGACTGGCACCTAGCGTCggcccccttttttttttcttctctccacCTCGTAGGCTGCCCTTTGGAGTACCCGTCCATACCCGTGGATGTATGTCTTGTTCCACCCATCCACCTACGGAGAAAATTGATTAAGCAGGCCAAAGCCGGAAGTTACTCCCCAGTTAGATACTAGTACAATTCGTTGCAGGAGCAGCTGGCTGGTGCATGGCGAGCATGGCTAGCTCTTCCGGAAAGGGCGAGGAgttgacggcgacggcggcggcggcaaaggaggagacaacgcaCGTGACAGCCTCGgcgtcgcccgcgccgctggcGGTAGCACGTGGTTACCGCGGCGTGCGCACGCGGCCGGGGAGACGAAAGTTTGTGGCGGAGATCACCCGCAATAAAAGGCGCTTCTACCTGGGGTCGTTCGATACGCCTGAAGAGGCAGCGCGGGCCTACGACAGTGCCTGCTTCGACTTCCAAGGCAAGTCCTCTCCCCGGCTTAACTTCCCTCATGAGGCCGCCGCGCTGGCACAGCGGCGGATGAGCTACGAGAAGGAGATGAAAGAGCCCGCATCGTTGACCATGGAGGGGTCGGAGCGGCTCAACCACCTCCCCTATGCACAACAAATTTGGGAGCTGAATAATGCGTCGCCATTCAAATTCctttatgatgatgatgatgcccTGCAGCCGGCATATTTCGTCGATGGGTTGACGGATGGGATTACCGAAAGGATCACCTCGATGCTGGCACAGTCGTCCGTCGACGGGTCTGCAGCAGCACCGGCAATAGCAGCAGTACATGCGCATGCGCTCCCTGGTTTGCCCCAAGAGCTgttcaccagcagcagcaacaccgCGCTTGCACTACCGTTGCCCTTGCATCTAGGGGGGtgggacgaagaggaggagcacgaTCTCCAGTACGAGCTGCAGTTCTGTTCCTGGCTTGGTTCTCAACCTCAAAGAAGCTCTCCTCACTGTGCTTCCCTGGGCGCCATGGGATCCCTTCTAGGGAAGCTCCACGCACTGCTGGCTCCCGGTGCCGGACCCGGAACCAGGACTCTGCCGAAGATGGTCAAGGAAAGGGTGGGACTCCTCAAAGATGATCTCGAGGAAATAGTCGCATACCTCGAGAACCTGTCAGAGGTGGAGGACCCTCCCCTGACGGCCAGGTGCTGGATGAAAGAGGTGCGCGAGCTGTCCTACGACATCGAGGACTACATGGACAAGTTTGTGCTGCAGCCTGTTGTCCCTGTCGTCGTCCACCGTGCCAAGATCAAGAGCAGAAGACTCGTGGCCAAAACTAGACGTGTTAAGATCACTCGTCCCCGGAAGAATGTCAAGAGCAGCAAACTGGTGGCAGAAACTAGACATGTTAAGATCACTCCTCTCCCAAAGAGGGTCAACAGGCACCAGAAGATCGTCAACACGGTATCGGACTTCAGAGTGTTTGTCCGGGAGGCCATTGAACGGCATGAGAGGTATGATCTCGATTGTCGCAGCTTGAGGCGTAGATGTGTGTCTGTCGGTCCTATGCTTCAGAGGGCACCGTTCGAAGAAATTTTTGATGTAATAATTGATGATTGGAGGAGCGAGTTTATCAGCTCTCTGGCTAACAATAGGGATCAACAACTCAAGGTGGTATCTCTTGTTGGATCTGGATGTCTTGGTAAAACTACACTTGCCAGAGTGTTCTACAAGAATTTTGGTGGGCAATATGATTGCCGAGCTTTCGTTCGGGTGTCCCAAAAGCCTGATATGAAGAGGGTTTTCAGGGACATTCTTTGGCAACTCCAACGTCAACAGCCCCCTCAAGATTGTAAGCAGCTTGAGCTTATTGACAGCATCAGGAAACATCTACAAGATAAGAGGTACTACTAGTAATACCTCTTTTCTCACACATATAatttagagtaaaatacacacgaactcggaaaacgcacacttaaaccactaaactgggactaccgtgtcactttagtccaaaacgGTTCATCCAGGCTTAAATACGCCACGTGGCCACCACGTCAGCTTCGGTCAGGACCGCGGGCAgctactcgattttctcaggattttttttgcaaaatcatcaTGCCCGAGCCGCTCGCTAGGGGCAAGGCGGCCTCACCCAGACAGGGATCCTGACCCCTGAGAACCACGCcgttgcagccgccgcctcgcctaaGGTTGTTATCAAGCACACAATGCTTAATTTTGACGAGAGGATGCAGGTGAAAGGGTGATCGAATCCGACGTGGCGGGCACGTGGTGGGATTGAGcctcgccgaaccgtttttggactaaagtgacacaataGTCCCAGTTTAAAGATttaagtgttcatttttgccgagttcatggactaatgatgtattttactctataATTTATATACGACCTTTGTCCATGTATGTCCATAAACTTTTATATTAAAGATTGCCAAATGTATCAAAGAATCTTATAAACATAGATCCCTTGCTCACTTACTCACTACGCTGCAGTTTGCTCTCAGACCTCGCCTTCTTTGGTATAGCCAATTAATGTAGTCGTAATTATATACTTATATATGGGCATTTTTATCAAAGAATCTTATAAACATAGATCCCTTGCTCACTTACTCACTACGCTGCAGTTTGCTCAGACCTCGCCTTCTTTGGTATAGCCAATTAATGTAGTCGTAATTATATACTTATATATGGGCATTTTGCCCAATGAGGACCAGTGTATGGCTTTAGAACCATAAGATCTCTttaatttgaaaaattcaaaagatGTGTCTAGCAAGTGCAATATATTCCCCAAAAAACTCTTGTATGGATATATTGGAATGGGTTATACATCTGCAAAAATTTCAAGATAAAATGAATTTGTTTGCCTTCTACATAAACATTAGAAGCATGAGGAGCTAGAAAATCAACGTAGTTGATTTTTTTCCACGTTTCAATAAACTTAAAACCTGCGCATAATACTCGGACATTGTCATCTATGGTTCTTACCAAATATTTCGGATGTATGGAGAATATTTTCTTGATGAGAGAGCACGAGCTCCCATTTGGCATGACCAGATTCcagttttcatattttttgcctATTGTCATTTCAAGGGTTGTCCTCGAGTGATACCACCAATAAGCCACACACATATCTACTTGGTTCTTGCTATTCAACAATTTACTTTGTGTTGATTATTTTTATCTAAGATCTCAGAACAATATTGCTTCTACTTAGTTCCATGTAATGTCGATCTTAGTATTATTAGCCTGAAAATATATCCTTTTTTAGGAGGGAACACACCCCTTACCAACTAATTTAATTAATAGTGTGTTGGCAAGGTTTGAACTAGAGACTTCTTAACTCTGAGACCTTATTAAACAGATGCACCAACCAATTAACCTAAAGGTTTAAAGTTCAAACTGTTAGGAAGTGTTCTTGATATATTTCAACATACCTAACATGCAAAAATTACTGGCATGCAGGTATTTGCTTATTATTGATGATTTGTGGGATGCATCAGTATGGGATATTATCAGTCACGCTTTTCCAAAGGATAATCAACGCAGCATAATAATAACAACTACACAAAACGAAGATGTTGCATTATCATGTTGCTGTTATCGCTCTGAGTATGTACTTGAGATGAAACCTCTGGATGATTATCACTCAAGAAAACtattttttgacaaagttcTTGGCTCTGAAAGTGAAATTGAAGAAGATTTAAATGAAATTGTTGGATTATGTGGTGGTTTACCGCTGGCCACCGCCAGCATTGCTGGTCTTTTAGCAAGCCAGCCTGTCATATTAATGGATATGTTGATACACATACGTAATTCGTTAACCACCTTTCTGCGCGCAAATTCTACCTCAGAAATGAGACAAGTAGTGAACCTGAGTTACAACAATCTCCCTCAATATTTGAAGACATGCTTGCTCTATTTTAGTATGTATCCAGAGGGCCGTACCATCTGCAAGGATGATTTGGTGAAACAATGGGTCGCTGAAGGTTTTATCAATGCAGCAGAAGGGCAAGACATGGAGAAAGTTGCAGCAAGCTATTTTGATGAACTTGTTCAGCGAAGGTTCCTCCAACCTCTATGTATGAACCACAACAATGAGGTGCTGTCCTGCACGGTTCATGACATGATACATGATTTTGTTGCACACAAGTCTGCAGAAGAGAACTTCATTACGGCAGCAGATTATCGTCGAAAAACTATGGCACTTTCTGATAATGTTCATCGCCTATCTCTTCACTTCGGCGACTCAAAATATGCAAAGATGCCAGCAAACATCAGAACCTCACAAGTTCGGTCTTTTAAATTTTCTGGATTATCCAAGTGCATGCCTTCTGTTGCAGAACTAACGCTTATTCGCGTTCTCAACATTGAATTATCTGGTCATCACGGTGACGACAGGTTAGACCTCACTGGGATTTCTGAACTGTTTCAGCTGAGATACTTGAAGGTTGCATCTGCACGTGGTGTCTGCGTAGAACTACCAAACCATATG carries:
- the LOC100833196 gene encoding disease resistance protein RPP13 gives rise to the protein METAVATAFLGKIAPKLFAFLKEKHAQRRSLERDIQYIRKEFRMITAAIQDHDRRRRHLRHSNGGSDDDVQTVWIQLVRDLAYSIEDCVDRFTHRAKLPPATSSWLRQTVHGVRTATTRSKFAAAVRELRKISEEASKLRSCYYVSSGGGEYNTYFLDSETPTHTIAADLVGMDEPRDEVLELIRETQGQAKQLKVISIVGFGGLGKTILAREVYEHERCGRQYEPRAWVHAGERGAGDVLEEILDELGMPVDAATNCGNVIKLSTRIRDFLGSKRFFIVIDDMRKEFWNIIKNAFPALNGMSSRVIVTTAVHSIANACSAHGHVYMMRTLNVENSRRLFFKEASLVDPPPDAELGSEALKKGDGLPLALVTIAQFLQSRGNPTRVEWAKVGNNLGELLETNDTLARMNKVLVHSYSSLHDHVLKACLLYMGIFPGGRPVRTEGLIRRWLAEGFVEDCGAANDRFRELVDRSIVLPAALNSNNNTEVKTCQTHGMMLEFVLRKSVRESFVTLLHGQDRPPGDDKIRWLSLNHYSGNPSNDLSHVRSLTVFGKTHKSVLEFSRYELLRVLDLEECDDHLDDKHLLEICYLLLLRYLSLRGNSTIEVLPKEISKLKYLETLDLRRTNITVLPIQVLKMASLIHLFGAFKLQDVGRKLMSKLQAFLSEKSKLETLSGFVTDESRQGFAQLMGHMEHLTKVKIRWESTVDDNSNHNHLSRAIQGFIERGTNMNDTRSLSLGSTSSTEWPQDLLNFSLENSCYLHSLKLHANNICSLPLFVTMLSGLTELCFSSPNSHLSGDILVSVSRVSCLHYLKLTASQMGSLEIENGVLDSLRGLCIVAESMAGLEIKQGALPRLESLRLLCKDLNGRVLCGIKMEWLGRLKEVALHDGVSEGTKQDWREAAKKHPKRPKVLFMQTAHVVDRMQMGSGDENSESYVAPTPMAEDTVQEEVNYEGSVVRKRPAGVIARLIHGSKLCECEYEKQRKQEREEAAGMHPKRPKVSFVDTVVVEEVEVMMQMEQSAAAAAPIAVGDDELRPGEGRELSVAGKIAGLTRHFKRRRFF
- the LOC100833509 gene encoding putative disease resistance RPP13-like protein 3, which codes for MVKERVGLLKDDLEEIVAYLENLSEVEDPPLTARCWMKEVRELSYDIEDYMDKFITRPRKNVKSSKLVAETRHVKITPLPKRVNRHQKIVNTVSDFRVFVREAIERHERYDLDCRSLRRRCVSVGPMLQRAPFEEIFDVIIDDWRSEFISSLANNRDQQLKVVSLVGSGCLGKTTLARVFYKNFGGQYDCRAFVRVSQKPDMKRVFRDILWQLQRQQPPQDCKQLELIDSIRKHLQDKRYLLIIDDLWDASVWDIISHAFPKTCLLYFSMYPEGRTICKDDLVKQWVAEGFINAAEGQDMEKVAASYFDELVQRRFLQPLCMNHNNEVLSCTVHDMIHDFVAHKSAEENFITAADYRRKTMALSDNVHRLSLHFGDSKYAKMPANIRTSQVRSFKFSGLSKCMPSVAELTLIRVLNIELSGHHGDDRLDLTGISELFQLRYLKVASARGVCVELPNHMKGLQYLETLDMDAKVSAVPLDIIHLPCLFHLHLPIETSVQFDCIGSTGSISPGSPGSGKLINLRDIRLTCSVPPSDHLARSMEALSSLVGGHDKLKTLTIVPIGTCRNNFVRGGSASEVTTVSWDGLTPLLQLQRFEWLPCSCILSRVPKWIGEFVSLCILKISIEALSMNDVANLQELPALTAVSFYVRTRVAERVVFGKTGFSALKYFKFRCSVPWLKFETYAMPNLQILKLGFNGPTVDQHGTARINIERLTGLKEISVKIGGEGADAESALMDTVSNHPWNPKINIQLVDWVFYDDHGSDRGRDEDKYLDF
- the LOC104584935 gene encoding ethylene-responsive transcription factor 13-like — its product is MASSSGKGEELTATAAAAKEETTHVTASASPAPLAVARGYRGVRTRPGRRKFVAEITRNKRRFYLGSFDTPEEAARAYDSACFDFQGKSSPRLNFPHEAAALAQRRMSYEKEMKEPASLTMEGSERLNHLPYAQQIWELNNASPFKFLYDDDDALQPAYFVDGLTDGITERITSMLAQSSVDGSAAAPGGGTKRRSTISSTSCSSVPGLVLNLKEALLTVLPWAPWDPF